In Merismopedia glauca CCAP 1448/3, a genomic segment contains:
- a CDS encoding BRO-N domain-containing protein, which produces MSNLSIFDFESQEIRFVEIEGIAYVVGIDVAKALGYADPNTTILRKVNKEYTCIATLSMQGQNRDVTCISEPAIYQLIFGSKLESAERFRRWVFEQVLPSIR; this is translated from the coding sequence GTGAGTAACTTGTCCATATTCGATTTTGAGTCTCAAGAGATCCGCTTTGTTGAGATTGAGGGCATTGCCTATGTTGTGGGAATTGATGTTGCTAAAGCGTTAGGTTACGCAGACCCAAACACCACCATCCTCAGAAAGGTAAACAAAGAATATACCTGCATCGCTACTTTGTCGATGCAGGGTCAAAACCGTGACGTGACTTGCATTTCAGAACCTGCAATATACCAACTCATCTTTGGTTCCAAACTAGAATCTGCTGAACGTTTCCGTCGCTGGGTCTTTGAGCAGGTCTTGCCGAGCATCAGACA